Proteins co-encoded in one Pseudomonadota bacterium genomic window:
- the rsmA gene encoding 16S rRNA (adenine(1518)-N(6)/adenine(1519)-N(6))-dimethyltransferase RsmA: MTSGNQAALNNLPPLRDVIARHGLAARKSLGQNFLLDENLLNRIAKVAGPLEGRHAVEVGPGPGGLTRALLRAGANHVTAIEKDRRAIAALDELAAVAAGRLTIVEGDALETPLSGLSDQPLTVVANLPFNIATPLLMAWLEAAEPIASMTLMFQREVAARLTAQPRTKDYGRLAVATQWRCAVKRCFDVPPRAFVPQPKVAASVVRLDVMAQPAYPADARCLSDVAKAAFGQRRKALRNALGALVDDPDGLLEVAEIEPGRRAEELEIEEFARLARAYGRLINKPIGADGQLV, from the coding sequence GTGACTTCCGGCAACCAGGCGGCACTCAACAATCTGCCGCCGCTTCGCGACGTCATCGCCCGTCATGGGTTGGCGGCGCGCAAGTCGCTGGGCCAAAACTTTCTGCTCGACGAGAACCTGCTCAACCGCATCGCCAAAGTCGCCGGTCCGCTTGAAGGTCGACACGCCGTCGAGGTCGGGCCTGGGCCCGGCGGCCTGACACGCGCTCTGTTGCGCGCCGGCGCCAATCATGTGACGGCGATAGAGAAGGACCGGCGCGCGATTGCGGCGCTGGACGAACTCGCCGCCGTTGCAGCCGGCCGGCTGACGATCGTCGAAGGCGACGCGCTCGAAACACCGTTGTCGGGTCTTTCCGATCAACCATTGACGGTGGTCGCCAACCTGCCGTTCAACATCGCCACGCCGCTGTTGATGGCGTGGTTGGAGGCGGCAGAACCGATCGCGTCGATGACCCTGATGTTTCAGCGCGAGGTCGCCGCGCGGCTGACCGCTCAGCCACGCACGAAGGACTACGGCCGGCTGGCGGTCGCGACCCAGTGGCGCTGCGCGGTCAAACGCTGCTTCGACGTGCCGCCGCGCGCGTTCGTGCCGCAGCCCAAGGTCGCCGCCAGCGTCGTCCGCCTGGACGTGATGGCCCAGCCCGCCTACCCGGCCGATGCCCGCTGCCTATCGGACGTCGCCAAGGCTGCCTTCGGTCAACGCCGAAAGGCCCTGCGCAACGCGCTTGGCGCCCTGGTTGATGATCCAGATGGTCTCCTTGAGGTGGCCGAGATCGAGCCCGGAAGGCGCGCCGAGGAGCTGGAGATTGAGGAATTCGCGCGTTTGGCGCGGGCCTACGGGCGTCTGATCAACAAACCGATTGGCGCGGACGGCCAGTTGGTGTAA
- a CDS encoding N-acetyltransferase gives MFHIIEERLSDEEAVKTLARLALGNRMTDSPAARLRATSDPVPGLSLVALENDDLVGTIRFWPVMIGAGVKAIQLGPVAIEPSHRGRGISRLLIRYGLERAQAQGHRIVVLIGDLAIYERYGFVAAAPLGITLAEYEDRDRLQVLGLTPGALDGLGGCVRSDDTFDADDRRFA, from the coding sequence TTGTTTCACATTATCGAAGAGCGGCTCTCAGACGAGGAAGCCGTCAAGACATTGGCGCGGCTTGCGCTCGGCAACCGGATGACCGATAGCCCGGCGGCGCGGCTGCGCGCGACGAGCGATCCCGTGCCCGGGCTCAGCTTGGTCGCCCTGGAGAACGACGACCTGGTCGGTACCATTCGGTTCTGGCCGGTGATGATCGGGGCCGGCGTCAAGGCCATCCAACTTGGCCCCGTCGCGATCGAACCAAGCCATCGGGGCCGCGGCATCAGTCGTCTGTTGATCCGTTATGGCCTGGAGCGCGCGCAGGCTCAGGGCCATCGCATCGTCGTCTTGATCGGTGATCTCGCGATCTATGAACGCTACGGCTTTGTGGCCGCCGCTCCGCTTGGCATCACGCTGGCCGAATACGAAGACCGCGACCGCCTGCAGGTGCTGGGCCTGACGCCCGGCGCGCTTGACGGGCTAGGAGGCTGCGTTCGATCAGACGACACGTTTGATGCCGATGACCGACGGTTTGCCTGA
- the gmk gene encoding guanylate kinase, with protein MMNGSLVQRRGLLLVLSSPSGAGKSTIATTLLDSEDNLVLSVSATTRPKRPGEEDGTHYHFTDADAFAVMVERNELLEHALVFGHRYGTPRAPVEAALERGQDILFDVDWQGAQQLRDRMPADLVQVFVLPPSASELHDRLRSRASDPEDVVLHRMSRASDEMSHWDSYDYVVINQHLETSVEAVRDILRAERLRRERQIGLGAFINDMRRELDDS; from the coding sequence ATGATGAACGGTAGTCTCGTCCAGCGCAGGGGTTTGCTATTGGTCCTGTCGTCGCCGTCCGGGGCGGGCAAGTCGACCATCGCGACCACCTTGCTCGACAGCGAGGACAACCTTGTCCTGTCGGTTTCGGCGACCACGCGGCCCAAGCGGCCGGGCGAGGAGGACGGCACGCACTATCACTTCACCGACGCCGATGCGTTTGCCGTGATGGTCGAACGCAACGAGCTGCTGGAGCATGCGCTCGTCTTCGGTCACCGTTACGGCACACCGCGCGCGCCGGTCGAAGCCGCGCTCGAGCGCGGTCAGGACATCCTGTTCGACGTCGACTGGCAGGGCGCTCAGCAGTTGCGCGACCGTATGCCGGCGGATCTTGTGCAGGTTTTCGTCCTGCCGCCATCCGCGAGCGAATTGCACGACCGCCTGCGCAGTCGCGCATCCGACCCCGAAGACGTCGTGCTGCACCGCATGAGCCGCGCCAGTGACGAAATGTCCCACTGGGACTCGTATGACTACGTCGTCATCAACCAGCACCTTGAAACGTCGGTAGAAGCGGTCCGTGACATCCTGCGCGCCGAACGGCTACGCCGCGAGCGACAGATCGGCCTTGGCGCCTTTATCAACGACATGCGCCGCGAGCTGGACGACAGTTAA
- a CDS encoding YicC/YloC family endoribonuclease yields the protein MALQSMTGFGRAEGGDGTVSWIWEARSVNGKGLDVRCRLPSGYDVLEPQAREAVTGRLNRGNVSLTLNVDTNRAAAPLTVNQEALDAVLAVARDVAKREKLSPPSVDGLLRLPGVLETDTSEDPEARDARHVAMLASLTEMLKSLVDARANEGARLKAVLDGLLDDIEAGVKQARDHEAAQPQAIRDRLHEQMNELLGADTPVPEERLAQEIALLTTKADIREELDRLDSHITAFRDLLGGEEAPGRRLGFLCQELLREANTLCSKSSDSGLTAIGLDMKVAIDRLREQVLNVE from the coding sequence GTGGCACTGCAAAGCATGACAGGATTTGGCCGCGCCGAAGGCGGCGACGGCACGGTGTCGTGGATCTGGGAAGCGCGCAGCGTGAACGGCAAGGGCCTTGACGTCCGCTGCCGTCTGCCGTCCGGTTACGACGTCCTGGAGCCACAGGCCCGCGAGGCGGTCACGGGGCGCCTCAACCGCGGCAACGTCTCGCTGACCCTGAATGTCGACACCAATCGGGCGGCGGCGCCGCTGACCGTCAACCAGGAAGCGCTGGACGCGGTGCTGGCGGTCGCGCGTGATGTCGCCAAGCGCGAGAAGCTCTCACCGCCCAGTGTCGACGGCCTGTTGCGGCTGCCCGGCGTGCTGGAGACCGACACCTCGGAAGATCCGGAGGCGCGTGACGCCCGCCATGTCGCCATGCTCGCCTCCTTGACCGAGATGCTCAAATCGCTGGTCGACGCGCGCGCCAACGAAGGTGCGCGCCTTAAGGCGGTGCTGGACGGTCTGCTCGACGACATTGAAGCGGGTGTAAAGCAGGCCCGCGACCACGAGGCGGCCCAGCCGCAGGCGATTCGCGATCGCCTTCATGAGCAGATGAACGAACTGCTGGGCGCCGACACGCCGGTTCCAGAGGAACGCTTGGCCCAGGAAATCGCGCTTTTGACGACCAAGGCCGACATCCGGGAGGAACTCGATCGCCTGGACAGTCACATCACGGCGTTTCGTGACCTGCTCGGCGGTGAAGAGGCGCCGGGTCGGCGCCTTGGGTTCCTGTGCCAGGAACTGCTGCGCGAGGCCAACACGCTGTGCTCCAAATCGTCCGACAGCGGTTTGACCGCGATCGGGCTTGATATGAAGGTCGCCATCGACCGTTTGCGCGAACAGGTCCTGAATGTGGAATGA
- a CDS encoding SDR family NAD(P)-dependent oxidoreductase gives MPGVLITGASSGIGAALANAYADSGTNLFLGGRNAERLDAVAAACRQSGATVETAALDVTDRDAMAAWVRDCDATTPLTLAIANAGVSAGTGGAGEGEAQARHVFAVNVDGTLNTLLPALEAMRPRRSGQLAVMSSLAGFRGFPGAPAYCGSKAAVRVWGEALRGWAAGDAVGVSVICPGFIRTPMSDGNPYPMPFLMEADKAARIIKRGLMKNRARIAFPWPVYLAALTAGALPPAWTDRLFRGMPRKPSADEQSNNRP, from the coding sequence ATGCCCGGCGTCCTGATCACCGGCGCCAGCAGCGGCATCGGCGCCGCCCTGGCGAACGCCTATGCCGATAGCGGCACGAACCTGTTTCTGGGCGGCCGCAACGCCGAGCGCCTGGATGCTGTCGCCGCTGCCTGCCGGCAAAGCGGCGCGACTGTCGAGACGGCAGCCCTGGATGTCACCGACCGCGATGCCATGGCCGCTTGGGTGCGCGACTGCGACGCCACGACCCCGCTTACGCTCGCGATCGCCAATGCCGGCGTTTCGGCGGGCACCGGCGGCGCGGGCGAAGGCGAAGCCCAGGCGCGCCATGTCTTCGCCGTCAACGTCGACGGCACCCTCAACACCTTGCTTCCGGCGCTGGAAGCGATGCGCCCGCGACGATCGGGCCAACTGGCGGTCATGTCGTCGCTGGCTGGCTTTCGCGGTTTTCCGGGCGCGCCTGCCTATTGCGGCAGCAAGGCAGCGGTCAGGGTCTGGGGCGAAGCGCTGCGTGGATGGGCGGCAGGCGACGCAGTTGGCGTCAGCGTCATCTGTCCGGGCTTCATCAGGACGCCGATGAGCGACGGCAACCCTTATCCCATGCCGTTTTTGATGGAGGCTGACAAGGCCGCACGGATCATCAAGCGCGGTTTGATGAAGAACCGCGCGCGTATCGCGTTTCCCTGGCCAGTCTACCTGGCGGCGCTTACCGCCGGCGCCCTACCGCCGGCCTGGACCGACCGGCTGTTCCGCGGCATGCCGCGTAAACCGTCAGCGGATGAGCAATCTAACAATCGACCTTAG